The following proteins are co-located in the Rhodococcus opacus B4 genome:
- a CDS encoding magnesium transporter CorA family protein, whose protein sequence is MDVRFVSDDGVRSCAATELKELLDRPDGLVWVDIPTWDDQAHDTLTTVFDCHPLAVRDSKNRNQVPKVHRYVDQLFVVLHAPQSGAHGHVHYVELDQFIGARYLVTVHGPVNPAIDPSTAMVEVNVVLSRLESGKLRPGTAFELSFALLAALTARMRAYTAELTKDVWKLEQQVTGGHLGDPETFLDEMFRVRHGLLTVGTMAALSGEVYGRMVTIEAFGAGKGQDLLLDAVDQFQHLTVMARGQKDYLQGTIEFYQARTNTKMTIAAERLAVIAAVTLPITALSSIIGMNVIVNERTQWPAVAVIVLVMLAMSGALLVWAKRKGWF, encoded by the coding sequence ATGGACGTCCGCTTCGTCTCCGACGACGGTGTGCGCTCGTGCGCGGCGACCGAACTGAAAGAGTTGCTCGACCGGCCCGACGGATTGGTCTGGGTGGACATCCCGACCTGGGACGATCAAGCACACGACACGTTGACGACTGTTTTCGATTGTCATCCTCTCGCCGTCCGGGATTCGAAGAACCGCAATCAGGTGCCGAAGGTGCACCGGTACGTGGACCAACTCTTCGTGGTTCTGCACGCGCCGCAGTCGGGAGCACACGGGCACGTGCACTATGTCGAACTGGACCAGTTCATCGGTGCCCGCTACCTGGTCACAGTGCACGGCCCCGTGAACCCGGCGATCGATCCCTCGACGGCGATGGTCGAGGTGAATGTGGTGCTGAGCCGACTGGAGTCGGGCAAGTTGCGGCCCGGCACGGCATTCGAGTTGTCGTTCGCGCTCCTGGCCGCGCTGACGGCGCGGATGCGGGCCTACACCGCCGAACTGACCAAGGACGTGTGGAAGCTCGAGCAACAGGTCACCGGCGGGCACCTCGGTGATCCGGAAACATTCCTCGACGAGATGTTCCGGGTCCGGCACGGTCTGCTCACAGTCGGCACCATGGCCGCGTTGAGCGGGGAGGTGTACGGCAGGATGGTCACCATCGAGGCATTCGGGGCAGGCAAGGGACAGGACCTCCTACTCGACGCGGTCGACCAATTCCAGCACCTGACGGTGATGGCCAGGGGACAGAAGGATTACCTGCAGGGCACGATCGAGTTCTACCAGGCGCGCACGAACACCAAGATGACCATCGCCGCGGAACGCCTCGCCGTCATCGCGGCTGTCACGCTGCCGATCACCGCCCTGTCCTCGATCATCGGGATGAACGTGATTGTGAACGAACGGACGCAGTGGCCCGCGGTAGCCGTGATCGTGCTCGTCATGCTCGCCATGTCCGGGGCACTGCTCGTCTGGGCGAAGCGCAAAGGCTGGTTCTGA
- a CDS encoding STAS domain-containing protein, producing MTVEFAAEADATVGRISGEIDVLAAPSFALALARLTDGVSSARVIVDMTAVDFVGTSGLSILSEFAESARRQHITWALAGNRAVLRPIEAIGLSATIPTCSTLHDAVDRV from the coding sequence ATGACCGTCGAATTCGCAGCGGAGGCGGACGCCACCGTGGGACGAATCTCGGGCGAAATCGATGTGCTCGCGGCACCGTCCTTCGCGCTCGCTCTCGCACGCCTGACCGACGGAGTCTCGTCCGCACGTGTCATCGTCGACATGACCGCAGTCGACTTTGTCGGAACGTCGGGACTGTCGATTCTGTCCGAGTTCGCCGAATCGGCGAGGCGGCAGCACATTACGTGGGCGCTGGCGGGTAATCGAGCGGTCCTGCGCCCCATCGAGGCCATCGGACTGAGCGCCACGATTCCGACGTGCAGCACGCTTCACGACGCGGTCGACAGGGTGTAG
- a CDS encoding phytoene desaturase family protein, translated as MTVQTVDAVVIGAGPNGLAATATLAAAGWDVVLLEQQPEPGGAVRSAELFPGFRTDLFSAFYPLAAVSPAIRHLDLGGVGLRWSRAPAAVGHPRHPDDDDAPLIRRDPADTAADLERRQPGDGQAWLRLFEQWKDVKEPFLDTLFRPFPPVRGPRRLLSQLGTAEALRFVRFLMLPARRMTHELFDGDAARVLLLGNAMHADTPVDSPGSGVMGYLLTMLAQDDGYVVPVGGAGALSAAMAERARRDGAHVRCGEEVTSIEVSGGAATEVRTAGGDRYLARRAVLADVSAPALYGRLLDSSVVPVGVRADLEKFEWDTPVVKVNYALDRKIPWRSRNLESAGTVHLGADDDGLVRWMADLTTGVVPERPFLLFGQMTTSDPSRSPDGTESAWAYTHLPRGVTDDESAERLAHRVDAMLESHAPGFAERVVGRNVQRPGDLEASNANLHGGAVNGGTAQLYQQLVFRPTPGSSGPYTSIDRLYLASSATHPGGGVHGMCGYNAAHAALADDGRWGWARKKVRGRILDLVAAPDGQQSPRHR; from the coding sequence GTGACAGTGCAGACAGTCGACGCCGTTGTCATCGGGGCCGGACCCAACGGGCTGGCCGCGACGGCCACTCTTGCCGCGGCGGGCTGGGACGTCGTGCTCCTCGAACAGCAACCGGAACCGGGCGGCGCGGTGCGGTCCGCGGAACTCTTCCCGGGTTTCCGCACCGACCTCTTCAGCGCGTTCTATCCGCTCGCGGCGGTGTCCCCGGCGATCCGGCACCTCGACCTCGGGGGCGTGGGACTGCGGTGGAGTCGGGCCCCCGCCGCGGTCGGGCACCCGAGGCATCCGGACGACGACGATGCTCCACTGATCCGCCGGGATCCGGCCGACACCGCGGCCGACCTGGAGCGCCGGCAACCGGGGGACGGGCAGGCGTGGCTCCGGCTCTTCGAGCAGTGGAAGGACGTCAAGGAGCCGTTTCTCGACACCCTGTTCCGCCCGTTCCCACCGGTCCGGGGTCCACGACGACTGCTGTCCCAACTCGGCACCGCGGAAGCGTTGCGGTTCGTGCGTTTCCTGATGTTGCCTGCGCGCCGGATGACGCACGAGTTGTTCGACGGCGACGCTGCCCGAGTGCTGTTGCTGGGTAACGCAATGCACGCCGATACCCCTGTCGATTCGCCAGGAAGCGGGGTCATGGGGTACCTCCTGACCATGCTCGCGCAGGACGACGGGTACGTCGTCCCGGTCGGTGGTGCCGGCGCTCTCTCGGCCGCGATGGCGGAGCGGGCGAGACGGGACGGCGCACACGTGCGGTGCGGCGAGGAGGTGACGTCGATCGAGGTCAGCGGGGGAGCGGCCACCGAGGTCCGGACAGCGGGCGGTGACCGCTACCTGGCCAGACGCGCCGTGCTCGCCGACGTGTCGGCACCGGCGCTGTACGGACGGCTGCTCGATTCCTCGGTAGTCCCCGTGGGTGTGCGCGCCGATCTCGAGAAGTTCGAATGGGATACCCCCGTCGTGAAGGTGAACTACGCACTCGACCGGAAGATCCCGTGGCGGTCCCGGAACCTCGAATCCGCGGGAACGGTGCATTTGGGCGCCGACGACGACGGGTTGGTCCGCTGGATGGCCGACCTGACGACGGGGGTCGTCCCGGAACGCCCGTTCCTGCTGTTCGGTCAGATGACGACGTCGGATCCCAGCCGTTCCCCGGACGGAACCGAAAGCGCCTGGGCCTACACCCATCTGCCGCGGGGAGTCACCGACGACGAATCGGCGGAGCGGCTGGCGCACCGAGTGGACGCCATGCTCGAATCGCACGCGCCGGGGTTCGCGGAGCGAGTGGTCGGCCGCAACGTGCAGCGCCCCGGCGACCTCGAAGCGAGCAACGCGAACCTGCACGGCGGGGCCGTCAACGGCGGCACCGCCCAGTTGTATCAGCAGCTCGTCTTCCGCCCGACTCCTGGTTCGTCCGGGCCCTACACGTCCATCGACCGGCTGTACCTTGCCAGTTCCGCCACCCACCCGGGCGGCGGTGTCCACGGGATGTGTGGATACAACGCGGCCCACGCAGCCCTGGCCGACGACGGACGGTGGGGATGGGCGCGGAAGAAGGTCCGTGGCCGCATCCTCGACCTCGTGGCCGCCCCCGACGGGCAGCAATCGCCGCGACACCGCTGA
- a CDS encoding NYN domain-containing protein has protein sequence MADNRTGLIVVDAANVVGSRPDGWWRDRAGAARRLLVQLDALEQHLDQPAEVVVVIEGAAKAAVAGDPNRELNGLRVVSAHGSGDDAIVDVVAAEKDGERQITVVTADRGLRARVEALGAVTVGPRWLFARIDAASS, from the coding sequence ATGGCCGACAACAGGACTGGACTGATCGTGGTGGACGCGGCGAACGTCGTCGGCTCGCGGCCCGACGGTTGGTGGCGTGATCGGGCCGGTGCAGCCCGGCGATTGCTCGTCCAACTGGACGCCCTGGAACAGCATCTGGACCAGCCCGCCGAGGTGGTGGTCGTGATCGAGGGTGCGGCGAAGGCCGCGGTTGCCGGGGACCCGAATCGGGAATTGAACGGCCTGCGGGTGGTGTCGGCGCACGGTTCGGGCGACGACGCGATCGTCGACGTCGTGGCCGCTGAGAAGGACGGCGAACGGCAGATCACGGTCGTCACCGCAGACCGTGGGCTCCGGGCGCGCGTCGAGGCGCTCGGAGCCGTCACGGTCGGTCCGCGGTGGCTCTTTGCGCGCATCGACGCCGCGAGTTCCTGA
- a CDS encoding endonuclease, whose product MPGKQPTRGRSTSGAGETVRMLLDKAGPTYASASHITLKDTPTPLFQLLTLSLLLSTRISSEIAVSAARELFRARLRSPRAMREADRRTVISALGRGNYVRYDESTATRLHAAAVRVDEEYGGDLRRLASACDHATSAAVRLLTEFDGIGPVGADIFLREVQDVWSWVRPYFDTRARESARDLGLPDDPHALYDLAPPGRVAELAAALVRVSLDSQLRDEVRG is encoded by the coding sequence ATGCCGGGGAAGCAACCCACCCGCGGGCGTTCGACGTCAGGTGCTGGGGAGACCGTGCGCATGCTCCTCGACAAGGCCGGCCCGACGTATGCGTCCGCGTCGCACATCACGCTGAAGGACACCCCGACACCCCTTTTTCAACTACTGACGCTGTCGCTACTTCTGAGCACCCGAATTTCCTCGGAGATCGCCGTCTCGGCGGCCAGGGAATTGTTCCGTGCGAGGCTGCGCAGCCCGCGCGCGATGCGTGAGGCAGATCGTCGCACTGTAATTTCTGCGCTCGGCCGAGGAAACTACGTTCGCTACGACGAAAGCACAGCTACCCGTTTGCACGCCGCCGCCGTTCGAGTCGACGAGGAGTACGGCGGCGACCTGCGGCGGCTGGCTTCCGCCTGCGATCACGCGACGTCCGCCGCGGTCCGGTTACTGACCGAATTCGACGGGATCGGCCCGGTGGGCGCCGATATTTTTCTCCGGGAAGTGCAGGACGTGTGGTCGTGGGTGCGCCCCTATTTCGACACACGAGCGCGCGAGTCTGCGCGCGATCTGGGGCTACCGGACGATCCCCACGCACTGTACGATCTCGCCCCGCCCGGCCGAGTCGCGGAACTGGCCGCCGCCCTCGTGCGGGTCTCCCTCGACTCGCAACTTCGCGACGAGGTGCGGGGCTGA
- a CDS encoding SRPBCC family protein yields MWSVLANGWLYPSWVVGATRMRAVSADWPAVGSRLHHSVGSWPALIDDSTEVLFAEENRELRLLAQVSPTKAVVRLRLEPRESGCHLEMSEAAASAPLTWVPRIAQDLAVLPRNLECLRRLSFLAERNTKP; encoded by the coding sequence GTGTGGTCCGTTCTCGCCAACGGGTGGTTGTACCCGTCCTGGGTGGTCGGGGCGACGCGCATGCGTGCCGTTTCCGCCGACTGGCCCGCGGTCGGAAGCCGCCTACACCACTCCGTCGGGTCCTGGCCCGCGCTGATCGACGACTCCACCGAGGTTCTCTTCGCCGAGGAGAACCGTGAACTTCGGCTGCTTGCCCAGGTATCACCCACGAAAGCAGTGGTCCGGCTCCGGTTGGAGCCGCGCGAATCCGGCTGCCACCTGGAGATGTCCGAGGCCGCAGCGTCTGCGCCGTTGACCTGGGTCCCACGGATTGCGCAGGACCTGGCGGTGCTCCCGCGCAATCTCGAATGCCTGCGCCGACTTTCATTCCTCGCCGAGCGAAACACGAAACCCTGA